From one Lycium barbarum isolate Lr01 chromosome 6, ASM1917538v2, whole genome shotgun sequence genomic stretch:
- the LOC132645330 gene encoding vacuolar protein sorting-associated protein 36 encodes MAGNWLPPAQLTGSGLPVLQPGEVECSLLPSVDLLSEDNPTFPHLKSGLIILTTHRLLWVQESPTSRNPTAIFIPLSSITQILSVKKSIKSMFASPRFRFQASFGEKGMVVITLVIRGKGDVDSFVEKFWETWRKRPWEVNSGSEASGSGYGSGGGDGGLAVRMPVVGVAGILRKEQEMWESTDKSLQDAFQDLNALMGKAKEMVMLAEKMRAKLLSGSTSQATGTNDEEIGTKEEMQELLLSVGIVSPVTKESAGALYHQQLSRQLADFAKLPLERAGGMINLIDIYCLFNRARGTELISPDDLLRACSLWEKFDVPVMLRKFDSGVMVIQSKSHSDNEVFNRIRSMVTTPDALRAGITASDAAMTLGIAPAMAKEHLLAAEGIGLLCRDVSPDGFRFFVNLLQDVDADDIFLVKDYGIYHTWVKAISAAR; translated from the exons ATGGCCGGAAATTGGCTACCACCGGCACAGCTCACCGGAAGTGGACTCCCTGTACTTCAACCAGGTGAAGTAGAATGCAGCCTTCTCCCTTCAGTAGACCTTCTTTCTGAAGATAACCCCACTTTCCCTCACCTTAAATCTGGTCTCATTATTCTCACAACTCACCGTCTTTTATGGGTTCAAGAATCACCCACATCTCGAAACCCCACCGCCATTTTCATCCCTCTTTCATCCATCACCCAAATCTTGTCTGTTAAAAAATCCATTAAGTCAATGTTTGCTAGTCCAAGATTTCGATTCCAGGCTTCATTTGGTGAAAAGGGTATGGTTGTGATTACTTTGGTTATTAGGGGAAAAGGGGATGTTGATTCGTTTGTAGAGAAGTTTTGGGAAACATGGAGAAAGAGGCCTTGGGAAGTAAATTCCGGGTCGGAGGCTTCAGGTTCGGGTTATGGGTCGGGTGGTGGTGATGGAGGATTGGCGGTGAGGATGCCTGTTGTTGGGGTAGCTGGGATATTGAGGAAAGAACAGGAAATGTGGGAGAGTACTGATAAGAGCTTGCAGGATGCTTTTCAGGATTTGAATGCTCTCATG GGTAAAGCTAAAGAAATGGTGATGCTAGCGGAGAAAATGAGAGCAAAGCTTCTCTCTGGCTCAACTAGTCAGGCCACTGGCACAAATGATGAGGAAATTGGCACCAAAGAAGAAATGCAAGAATTGCTATTAAGTGTTGGTATTGTGTCTCCTGTTACTAAAGAATCTGCTGGTGCTTTGTATCATCAACAATTATCTCGGCAG TTGGCAGATTTTGCGAAACTTCCACTGGAGAGAGCTGGGGGAATGATTAATCTCATTGACATCTATTGCCTTTTCAACAGGGCTCGTGGAACAG AATTGATCTCACCTGATGATTTGCTGCGTGCGTGTTCTCTCTGGGAGAAGTTTGACGT ACCAGTTATGCTTCGGAAGTTTGATAGCGGTGTCATGGTCATCCAGAGCAAAAGCCACAGTGATAATGAG GTATTTAATAGAATTAGATCTATGGTTACTACACCGGACGCTTTACGAGCAGGAATCACTGCTAGTGATGCTGCAATGACTCTGGGAATTGCTCCAGCTATGGCCAAAGAGCACCTTCTTGCAGCCGAGGGCATAG GACTTCTATGCAGAGATGTTAGTCCAGATGGATTCAGGTTCTTCGTCAATTTGTTGCAAGATGTTGATGCTGATGATATATTCTT AGTGAAAGATTATGGAATCTATCATACATGGGTCAAAGCGATATCTGCTGCCAG GTGA